The following proteins are co-located in the Candidatus Nitrotoga sp. AM1P genome:
- a CDS encoding polysaccharide biosynthesis protein, whose protein sequence is MLHDFAAAAFAWSLAYLLRFNFEPPPHFIDEMLHTLIWVVPLQSIIFWRFGLYRGLWRYASVTDLRRIFLAVLTAAAFIPLVLWMFRISAVIPRSVLVINPALLLLLMGGSRFIYRLWKEHGFYHNLKLNVEPVLVLGAGDAAVGLSKELARSRDWRLVGFLDDNVDNHGRILNGIKVLGALGSLPQWTERMGVKQAIIAMPSAPHQVRKRALEICNQARVKVLTVPSFDDLLSGRVAISQLRAVELDDLLGRDPVQLDAAGLHELFTDKTVLVTGAGGSIGSELCRQIIHFKPRTLVMFELSEFALYNMEQELAAKFDGLDVVCLIGDVRDAARLDQVFSEYKPAVVFHTAAYKHVPLMEQHNAWQAIRNNVLGTWSVATTSQRHDVAKFVLISTDKAVNPTNVMGASKRLAEMVCQGLQQPGGTRFIMVRFGNVLGSTGSVIPKFREQIAKGGPLTVTHPDITRYFMSIPEAAQLVLQASLMGKGGEIFVLDMGDPVKIVDLANDLIRLSGLSKDDIRIEFTGLRLGEKLYEELLADNEHTLPTPHVKLRIAQAREVDATWLRNLLIWFSTHTTQDDAEVKRALTQWIPEYCPDSNGVAKLK, encoded by the coding sequence ATGCTGCATGACTTTGCGGCGGCCGCATTTGCTTGGAGCCTGGCTTATCTGTTGCGCTTCAATTTCGAACCACCACCGCATTTCATTGATGAGATGCTGCATACCCTGATCTGGGTAGTACCATTGCAAAGTATTATTTTCTGGCGCTTTGGTTTATATCGCGGCTTATGGCGCTATGCCAGTGTAACTGACTTGCGCCGAATTTTTTTGGCAGTGCTGACGGCGGCCGCGTTCATTCCTTTGGTGTTGTGGATGTTTCGTATCAGTGCCGTAATACCGCGCTCGGTACTGGTGATTAACCCTGCGCTATTGCTACTATTAATGGGCGGGAGCCGTTTCATTTATCGGCTCTGGAAAGAGCATGGTTTTTATCACAATCTAAAATTAAATGTAGAGCCAGTGCTGGTGTTAGGAGCGGGCGATGCAGCCGTAGGTTTGTCCAAGGAACTGGCACGCAGCCGCGATTGGCGGCTGGTGGGTTTTCTGGACGACAATGTGGATAATCATGGGCGTATCCTCAATGGGATCAAGGTGCTGGGCGCGCTGGGTAGCCTGCCGCAATGGACAGAACGCATGGGTGTAAAACAAGCCATTATTGCCATGCCATCAGCTCCGCACCAAGTGCGCAAGCGTGCGCTTGAGATTTGTAATCAAGCCAGAGTCAAAGTGCTGACGGTACCGTCCTTCGATGACCTGTTAAGTGGACGTGTTGCCATTTCGCAATTGCGTGCCGTGGAGCTGGATGATTTGCTGGGACGTGATCCGGTGCAATTGGATGCGGCCGGGCTGCATGAATTATTCACTGACAAAACCGTGCTGGTAACCGGTGCTGGTGGATCCATCGGCTCTGAGTTATGCCGCCAGATCATACACTTCAAGCCGCGTACTTTAGTGATGTTCGAGTTGAGTGAATTTGCACTGTATAACATGGAACAGGAGCTGGCCGCGAAATTCGATGGCCTCGACGTAGTTTGCCTGATTGGCGATGTACGCGATGCTGCCCGTCTTGATCAAGTTTTTTCTGAGTATAAGCCTGCGGTGGTTTTTCATACAGCCGCATACAAGCATGTCCCCCTCATGGAGCAACATAACGCTTGGCAGGCGATACGCAATAACGTGTTGGGTACATGGTCGGTGGCCACTACTTCACAGCGCCATGATGTAGCAAAATTTGTATTGATCTCTACCGACAAAGCGGTCAATCCAACCAATGTGATGGGAGCGAGTAAGCGTTTGGCAGAAATGGTATGTCAGGGATTGCAGCAGCCTGGTGGAACGCGCTTCATTATGGTGCGTTTCGGTAACGTCTTGGGCAGCACCGGTAGTGTCATTCCAAAATTCCGCGAACAGATTGCGAAGGGGGGGCCACTTACCGTCACACATCCAGATATCACACGCTATTTCATGTCGATTCCCGAGGCCGCACAACTAGTATTGCAGGCCAGTTTAATGGGCAAAGGCGGAGAAATATTTGTATTGGACATGGGTGATCCAGTAAAAATTGTTGATTTAGCGAATGACCTTATTCGTCTTTCCGGTCTAAGCAAGGATGATATTCGGATTGAATTCACTGGTCTGCGCTTAGGTGAAAAACTGTACGAAGAACTGCTGGCTGACAACGAGCACACTTTGCCCACTCCTCATGTAAAACTGCGCATCGCACAAGCGCGTGAAGTGGATGCCACATGGCTGAGAAATTTATTAATTTGGTTTAGTACGCATACTACGCAGGACGATGCAGAAGTTAAACGTGCCTTGACACAATGGATACCGGAATACTGTCCAGATTCTAATGGCGTTGCAAAGTTAAAATAA
- a CDS encoding symmetrical bis(5'-nucleosyl)-tetraphosphatase has translation MATYAIGDIQGCYTELLRLLEQICFDPVIDRLWLVGDLVNRGPDSVHVLRLIKSLGDAAITVLGNHDLHLLAVAEGVAKLHRCDTLHDILDAPDRNELLTWLRAQRLLYVEGDFVLVHAGLLPSWTVAQAQQLAHEVEAVLAGKHYHDFLIQMYGNHPDHWEDDFSGYKRLRVITNACTRIRVCTLRGEMEFKFKDKVHNMPEGYMPWFDVPGRASVNATVVFGHWSALGLKVTPQIIALDTGCLWGGALSAIRLEDRKLFQVPCVSIPIAKPYQ, from the coding sequence ATGGCAACCTATGCGATAGGCGACATACAGGGATGTTACACCGAGCTTTTGCGGTTGCTGGAGCAAATATGTTTCGACCCCGTAATCGATAGGCTATGGCTGGTGGGTGACTTGGTTAATCGTGGGCCGGATTCGGTGCACGTGCTGCGTTTGATAAAATCATTAGGAGATGCCGCCATCACCGTGCTGGGTAACCATGATTTACACTTGCTTGCGGTGGCTGAGGGTGTTGCTAAATTACATCGCTGTGACACGCTGCATGACATTCTTGACGCGCCCGATCGAAATGAACTGCTGACCTGGCTACGTGCGCAGCGTCTGCTATATGTGGAGGGTGATTTCGTGCTGGTACATGCCGGGTTGCTGCCGAGCTGGACGGTGGCCCAGGCACAGCAGCTGGCGCATGAAGTAGAAGCTGTATTAGCGGGTAAACACTACCACGATTTTCTCATACAGATGTATGGCAACCATCCTGACCATTGGGAAGATGACTTTAGTGGTTACAAGCGCCTCCGCGTTATCACTAATGCCTGCACGCGTATACGTGTTTGCACTCTAAGAGGTGAAATGGAATTTAAATTTAAGGATAAGGTGCACAATATGCCTGAGGGATACATGCCGTGGTTTGATGTACCAGGGCGTGCCAGCGTCAATGCCACAGTCGTTTTTGGACATTGGTCGGCATTGGGGTTGAAAGTTACTCCTCAAATTATTGCGCTCGACACCGGTTGTTTGTGGGGTGGTGCACTTTCTGCCATTCGTCTCGAAGATCGCAAACTGTTTCAAGTACCATGTGTATCCATACCGATAGCAAAGCCGTATCAGTAA
- a CDS encoding hemolysin family protein — protein sequence MDILFLITLILLNGIFAMSEIALVTARHVRLARLAADGDISAEVAMSLGEDPTRFLSTIQIGITSIGILNGIVGEAVFAAPFAAWLQTLGVDQRPSELGATALVVVVITYLSIVIGELVPKRIAQFNPEGIARLVARPIHILALITHPFVRLLSISTDALLRMMGKSQQAEPSVTEEEIHAMLEEGSEAGIIEQHEHDMVRNVFRLDERQVGSLMIPRADIVYLDISQPLEANLLRMAESDHSRFPVCRGGLGDLLGVATIKQLFNQTFNGGRPDLTAQLHQCVFVTESLTGLELLAQFQGSDTHMVFVIDEYGEVQGLVTLQDVLEAVTGEFRPPDIEDRWAVQREDGSWLLDGMIPVPELKDQLELKSVPEEDKGRYHTLSGMVMWLLGRLPKVADVVMWEQWRLEVVDLDGKRIDKVLASRLSEPIQVAGVSEAPSQAERLD from the coding sequence ATGGATATACTGTTCCTGATAACGCTGATTTTGCTGAATGGCATCTTCGCCATGTCGGAGATAGCCCTCGTGACTGCTCGACATGTCCGTCTAGCGCGTCTAGCGGCAGACGGCGATATCTCGGCAGAAGTGGCGATGAGTTTGGGCGAGGATCCAACACGTTTCCTGTCTACCATCCAGATCGGAATCACTTCAATCGGTATCCTGAACGGTATCGTCGGCGAGGCGGTATTTGCCGCCCCCTTCGCAGCATGGCTGCAAACGCTGGGCGTTGATCAGCGCCCAAGCGAGCTAGGCGCAACCGCTTTGGTAGTCGTGGTGATTACCTATCTATCCATTGTTATCGGTGAACTTGTACCCAAACGCATCGCTCAATTTAACCCGGAAGGAATTGCGCGCCTGGTGGCAAGACCTATACATATCTTGGCATTAATTACGCATCCGTTCGTGCGATTGCTGTCGATATCTACTGATGCTCTTCTGAGAATGATGGGGAAGAGCCAGCAAGCGGAGCCTAGCGTAACGGAAGAGGAAATTCATGCAATGCTGGAAGAAGGTTCCGAAGCCGGGATTATTGAGCAGCATGAACATGATATGGTTCGCAACGTCTTCCGCTTGGATGAACGACAAGTTGGATCACTAATGATCCCCCGAGCGGATATCGTATATTTGGATATCAGCCAGCCACTTGAAGCCAACCTCTTACGCATGGCAGAATCAGATCATTCGCGCTTTCCGGTTTGCCGGGGTGGTTTGGGTGACTTGCTTGGAGTGGCTACTATCAAGCAACTGTTCAATCAGACCTTTAATGGCGGACGCCCTGACCTGACCGCACAATTGCATCAATGCGTTTTTGTGACCGAATCGCTGACTGGATTGGAACTCTTGGCACAATTCCAAGGATCAGACACGCATATGGTTTTTGTCATAGATGAGTATGGTGAAGTTCAGGGCTTGGTCACCCTTCAAGATGTATTGGAGGCAGTTACTGGCGAATTCAGACCGCCTGATATTGAGGATCGCTGGGCGGTACAGCGCGAAGACGGTTCGTGGTTACTGGATGGCATGATCCCAGTGCCCGAGTTGAAAGATCAATTAGAGTTGAAGTCTGTTCCTGAAGAAGACAAGGGTCGATACCATACACTTAGCGGAATGGTGATGTGGTTGCTTGGACGGCTACCTAAGGTCGCTGACGTCGTGATGTGGGAGCAATGGCGGCTGGAGGTTGTTGATCTGGACGGTAAACGGATTGACAAGGTACTCGCAAGTCGTTTGTCAGAACCCATCCAAGTTGCAGGTGTTAGCGAAGCGCCCTCTCAGGCAGAACGATTAGATTAA
- a CDS encoding anthranilate synthase component II: MLLMIDNYDSFTYNLVQYFAELGADVVVHRNDEITLDQIEASQPQCIVISPGPCTPNEAGISVATIQRFAGRIPLLGVCLGHQSIGQSFGGKIIHAKQLMHGKTSAIFHNNSSVFHGLPNPFTATRYHSLVIERATLPDCLEITAWTEDGEIMGVRHKTMAVEGVQFHPESILTEHGHELLANFLRGER, translated from the coding sequence ATGTTGCTAATGATAGACAACTACGATTCTTTCACCTATAACTTGGTGCAATATTTCGCCGAGCTAGGTGCAGATGTGGTTGTGCATCGCAATGATGAAATTACACTGGATCAGATTGAGGCATCGCAACCGCAATGTATCGTAATTTCACCGGGACCGTGCACGCCCAACGAAGCTGGAATTTCGGTCGCAACCATTCAGCGCTTTGCCGGACGCATCCCCCTGCTGGGTGTATGTTTAGGCCATCAGAGCATTGGCCAATCATTCGGTGGAAAGATTATTCACGCCAAGCAGCTCATGCACGGTAAAACCTCGGCCATTTTTCACAACAATAGTAGCGTTTTCCACGGCTTGCCCAACCCATTCACCGCTACACGCTACCATTCTCTGGTGATCGAGCGTGCCACGCTGCCCGACTGTCTGGAAATTACCGCATGGACTGAAGACGGGGAAATCATGGGAGTACGTCACAAAACGATGGCGGTGGAAGGGGTGCAATTTCATCCGGAATCCATTCTTACTGAACATGGTCACGAACTGCTTGCTAATTTTTTGCGCGGTGAACGCTAA
- the trpD gene encoding anthranilate phosphoribosyltransferase gives MNYASLLNRLLNREDLPHDDMYELMRNIMGGQLAPVQIAAVLVALHMKGETVTEIAAAAQVMRNLSSKVTVQDDRHLVDTCGTGGDGAQTFNISTASALVAAAAGARVAKHGGRSVSSTCGSADILEKFGVNVNLTSQQIAHCVQELGVGFMFAPNHHSAMKYAAPVRRELGVRTLFNLLGPLTNPAGAQNQVMGVFQRDLTVKLARVLQQLGSRHVLVVHGADGMDEISISGPTYIAELKDDKVLEYVVQPQDFDLHAAPLDSIRVANAEEARTMLLSVLDNQPGAARDIVQLNAGAAIYVAGLTSTLQEGIKKAKEVIASGAAKNKLEALVHMHI, from the coding sequence ATGAACTATGCCAGTCTGCTTAATCGCCTGCTTAATCGTGAAGACCTGCCGCATGACGACATGTATGAGTTGATGCGGAACATTATGGGCGGGCAGCTTGCTCCTGTTCAAATTGCAGCGGTTTTGGTTGCGTTACATATGAAGGGAGAGACTGTCACTGAAATTGCGGCGGCAGCGCAGGTAATGCGCAATCTGTCGAGTAAAGTGACGGTGCAGGATGATAGACATTTGGTTGATACCTGCGGTACTGGCGGTGATGGTGCGCAGACCTTTAACATTTCCACTGCCAGTGCGCTAGTCGCGGCGGCAGCGGGAGCACGCGTAGCCAAACATGGTGGACGTTCAGTTTCCAGTACCTGTGGCAGCGCCGATATCCTGGAAAAATTTGGCGTCAATGTTAACCTTACGTCGCAGCAAATTGCGCACTGTGTGCAGGAACTTGGTGTGGGCTTTATGTTTGCGCCTAATCATCACAGCGCGATGAAATACGCCGCACCAGTGCGGCGAGAACTCGGCGTGCGCACGTTGTTCAATTTGCTGGGTCCGCTTACTAACCCGGCGGGCGCTCAGAACCAGGTAATGGGCGTATTCCAGCGGGATCTGACGGTGAAATTGGCGCGCGTATTGCAGCAGCTCGGTAGTCGCCACGTGTTGGTGGTGCATGGCGCAGATGGTATGGATGAAATTTCTATCAGCGGACCAACTTACATTGCGGAACTGAAGGACGATAAGGTACTCGAATACGTGGTGCAACCGCAAGATTTCGATTTACACGCCGCGCCGCTGGATAGCATACGCGTTGCCAATGCTGAGGAGGCGCGCACGATGTTGTTGTCGGTGCTGGACAATCAGCCCGGTGCCGCACGTGACATCGTGCAGCTTAACGCTGGTGCGGCCATTTATGTGGCGGGGCTGACTTCAACGCTACAAGAGGGTATAAAAAAGGCCAAGGAAGTTATCGCCAGCGGCGCGGCGAAAAATAAGCTGGAAGCGCTTGTCCATATGCATATTTGA
- a CDS encoding nitronate monooxygenase: MKCVNDFRLKFGKQELVPIMIGGMGVDISTAELALEAARLGGIGHLSDAMLPTVTDRLLNTNFVKSKLRQYKYNVANTDKSTVQFDLGQIAESTRLHLSRAMEAKRGSGMIFVNCMEKLTMNAPRETLRVRLHGALSAGIDGITLSAGLHLGSFALMEDHPRFRDAKLGIIVSSLRALQIFLRKNAKLNRLPDYIVIEGPLAGGHLGFGLDWMKYDLREIFREIYQYLQAEKLNIPIIPAGGIFTGSDAVSYLEMGAAAVQVATRFTATRECGLPEKIVQEYFKANEEDIEVNMISPTGYPMRMLKKSPAIGAGIRPNCEAYGYLLDGNGNCAYITAYNAEVAAHPNAKKISVMDKTCLCTAMRNFDCWTCGHNTYRLKDTTRRLPDGTYQILTAEHVFNDYLFSTDNKIALPNLPTI, from the coding sequence ATGAAGTGTGTTAATGATTTTCGTTTGAAATTTGGCAAGCAAGAGCTAGTGCCTATCATGATTGGCGGGATGGGAGTTGATATTTCCACGGCCGAACTGGCGCTGGAAGCTGCGCGTCTTGGCGGCATCGGGCATCTTTCTGATGCTATGCTGCCGACTGTAACAGACCGGCTTTTAAATACGAATTTCGTTAAATCAAAGCTCCGGCAGTATAAATATAATGTTGCTAATACTGATAAGTCCACGGTGCAATTTGATCTTGGACAGATTGCAGAATCGACGCGCTTACACCTGAGCAGAGCCATGGAAGCCAAGCGCGGTTCTGGTATGATTTTCGTTAATTGCATGGAAAAGCTTACTATGAACGCCCCGCGCGAAACGTTGCGGGTACGATTGCATGGGGCACTCTCTGCCGGTATAGATGGAATTACCTTGAGTGCCGGATTGCATCTGGGTTCATTCGCGTTGATGGAAGATCATCCACGTTTCCGCGATGCCAAGCTCGGTATTATTGTCTCCTCGCTACGTGCGCTGCAAATTTTCTTGCGTAAAAACGCCAAACTGAACCGCCTGCCGGATTATATCGTGATAGAAGGGCCGCTGGCCGGTGGCCATTTGGGCTTTGGCTTGGACTGGATGAAATACGATCTGCGAGAAATCTTCAGAGAAATTTATCAGTACTTGCAGGCCGAAAAGTTGAACATCCCTATCATACCGGCCGGCGGTATTTTTACCGGCAGCGATGCAGTATCGTATCTTGAAATGGGTGCTGCGGCGGTGCAAGTGGCAACACGCTTTACGGCAACGCGTGAGTGTGGTTTGCCGGAAAAGATTGTGCAAGAGTACTTTAAGGCCAACGAGGAAGATATTGAGGTCAACATGATTTCGCCTACCGGCTATCCCATGCGCATGTTGAAGAAGAGTCCGGCCATCGGCGCGGGCATCCGCCCCAACTGCGAAGCCTACGGCTATCTGCTGGACGGCAATGGTAATTGTGCTTACATCACGGCTTACAATGCCGAGGTAGCGGCTCATCCAAATGCTAAGAAAATCTCCGTTATGGACAAAACCTGTTTGTGCACCGCTATGCGCAACTTTGATTGCTGGACTTGCGGACATAACACCTACCGCCTCAAGGACACCACGCGCCGTTTACCGGATGGGACTTATCAGATACTAACGGCCGAGCATGTGTTCAACGATTATCTGTTCAGCACTGACAATAAAATTGCGTTGCCGAATTTGCCTACTATCTAA
- a CDS encoding Rrf2 family transcriptional regulator, translating to MQFTHFTDYSLRTLIYLGAQQNMLATISEVAAKYGISQSHLTKVVHQLANRGYIQTIRGKGGGMRLARLPQLINIGDVVRDMEENINLVECFNAKNQSCPLLPACILKSVLLEARKNFFDTLDRYTLADLLTNQSFLRKKPELLKSTH from the coding sequence ATGCAATTTACCCACTTTACCGATTATTCATTGCGCACTTTAATTTACTTGGGCGCACAGCAAAACATGCTGGCTACGATCAGTGAGGTTGCTGCGAAATATGGTATTTCGCAAAGCCATTTAACAAAAGTCGTACATCAACTGGCTAACCGCGGCTATATTCAAACCATACGCGGCAAAGGTGGCGGCATGCGCTTGGCACGCTTACCGCAGTTGATCAACATCGGGGACGTAGTACGCGATATGGAAGAAAATATCAATCTGGTTGAGTGCTTTAATGCAAAAAACCAAAGCTGTCCCTTGCTGCCCGCATGTATTCTCAAGTCAGTGCTTCTAGAGGCGCGTAAAAATTTCTTTGATACCTTGGATCGCTACACTCTGGCAGATTTGTTGACTAATCAATCATTTCTGAGAAAAAAACCCGAACTCCTGAAAAGCACACATTAA
- a CDS encoding AAA family ATPase, producing MDNFQIYEFTPLRLTIDRMGPFQTQPEEINFTDNNGESCNFFMLHSKNGRGKTTILELILALVGMTGFTKPQDLAAAHNRRFDSPFNLENLDRGPGRAQLDFRIHYSEDGHERVAVLSLLAGQLEGANSLCQWDEEALSKVGAQQWHRFGFCRDEAEIWSTIGLHDKWITNFISGIDAATGEKIGGFEESILDWPTVIYFSAYRNIVPVNPDQHRAIVPPMNWNYAPSHFFGAESGDWRDSLDNLLVWLKWLDDGRFDRAVKLVNERVFTDTCTAIKDVRKDPHEVEVVRNGKLHRLDTLSNGEKSLVQLFVRLGAYMTRNTILLIDEPEAHLHEDWQQRLLSRLKKMAQEQFPGLTIILATHSSKMMATFALEKEEDNLRKGCNLSDTVEVKENFPRPKERVFSRPEER from the coding sequence ATGGATAACTTCCAGATATATGAATTTACGCCGTTGCGACTGACCATAGACCGCATGGGCCCATTCCAAACACAACCGGAAGAAATAAACTTCACCGATAATAATGGCGAGTCTTGCAATTTCTTTATGCTCCATTCCAAAAATGGCCGAGGCAAGACAACGATATTAGAATTGATCTTAGCCTTAGTGGGAATGACAGGCTTTACCAAGCCTCAGGATTTAGCTGCAGCTCATAATCGCCGCTTTGACTCACCTTTTAATCTGGAAAATCTGGATCGTGGCCCGGGGCGGGCGCAATTGGATTTTCGTATTCACTACAGTGAAGATGGCCATGAACGAGTTGCAGTGTTATCTTTGCTTGCTGGTCAGCTGGAGGGGGCAAATAGCTTGTGTCAGTGGGATGAAGAAGCGCTGAGCAAAGTGGGTGCGCAACAGTGGCATCGTTTTGGTTTCTGCCGCGATGAAGCAGAAATCTGGTCGACAATCGGCCTGCATGATAAATGGATTACAAATTTTATTTCAGGTATTGATGCAGCCACGGGTGAAAAAATTGGTGGCTTTGAAGAAAGTATACTGGACTGGCCCACAGTTATTTATTTTTCAGCCTATCGTAATATTGTGCCAGTTAATCCAGATCAACATCGCGCCATTGTTCCCCCTATGAACTGGAATTACGCTCCTTCTCACTTTTTTGGTGCAGAAAGCGGCGATTGGCGTGACTCGCTTGATAACCTGCTGGTTTGGCTGAAGTGGCTTGATGATGGACGGTTTGATCGCGCGGTAAAATTGGTGAATGAGCGAGTTTTTACCGATACCTGTACCGCAATCAAGGATGTTCGCAAAGATCCGCATGAGGTTGAAGTTGTGCGTAATGGGAAGCTGCATCGACTCGACACACTCAGTAACGGGGAAAAAAGTCTGGTGCAATTGTTTGTTCGTCTTGGCGCATATATGACGCGCAACACAATTCTGCTGATTGACGAACCTGAAGCACATTTACACGAAGATTGGCAACAACGACTTCTGTCTCGGCTTAAAAAAATGGCACAGGAACAGTTTCCTGGATTGACGATTATTTTAGCTACTCATTCATCAAAAATGATGGCTACTTTTGCCTTAGAGAAGGAAGAAGATAATCTGCGCAAAGGCTGTAATTTATCCGACACCGTAGAAGTAAAAGAAAATTTCCCCCGACCCAAGGAGAGAGTTTTCAGTAGGCCTGAAGAACGTTAA
- the rho gene encoding transcription termination factor Rho, which translates to MHLSDLKTKHITELVGMATTNQIDNANRMRKQDLIFALLKNQAKKGESIFGEGTLEVLPDGFGFLRSPDISYLAGPDDIYVSPSQIRRFNLHTGDSIEGEIRTPKEGERYVALVKVDRVNSEAPENTKNKILFENLTPLFPTKQMALERDIRAEENVTGRIIDIVAPIGKGQRGLLVASPKSGKTVMLQHIAHSIAANNPDAHLIVLLIDERPEEVTEMSRSVRGEVVASTFDEPATRHVQVAEMVLEKAKRLVEHKKDVVILLDSITRLARAYNTVVPSSGKVLTGGVDANALQRPKRFFGAARNIEEGGSLTIIATALVDTGSRMDDVIYEEFKGTGNMEIHLDRRMAEKRIYPAININRSGTRREELLIKSDLLPKIWVLRKLLYPMDELESMEFLLDKIKATKNNADFFDSMRR; encoded by the coding sequence ATGCATTTATCTGACCTCAAAACCAAACACATCACCGAACTGGTGGGCATGGCAACAACAAACCAGATTGACAATGCCAACCGCATGCGCAAGCAAGACCTGATTTTCGCTTTGCTTAAAAATCAAGCAAAAAAGGGCGAGAGCATTTTCGGCGAAGGTACGCTGGAAGTATTACCCGACGGATTTGGCTTTCTGCGCTCGCCGGATATTTCTTACTTGGCGGGACCGGATGACATCTACGTTAGTCCAAGCCAAATCCGACGTTTCAATCTGCATACTGGAGATTCAATCGAGGGCGAGATCCGCACCCCAAAAGAAGGGGAACGTTATGTTGCCTTAGTAAAGGTGGACAGGGTTAATTCCGAGGCTCCGGAAAATACGAAGAATAAGATACTGTTTGAAAACCTGACACCACTATTCCCAACTAAGCAAATGGCACTGGAGCGAGACATCCGCGCCGAAGAAAACGTTACGGGTCGCATCATTGATATCGTCGCTCCCATTGGTAAAGGTCAACGCGGGTTGCTGGTAGCCTCGCCAAAATCTGGCAAGACCGTGATGTTGCAGCATATCGCCCATTCCATCGCGGCAAACAACCCTGATGCACATCTGATTGTTCTGCTGATCGACGAGCGTCCCGAAGAAGTCACCGAAATGAGTCGTAGCGTGCGCGGTGAAGTGGTCGCATCTACCTTTGACGAGCCTGCCACACGCCACGTCCAAGTCGCCGAAATGGTGCTGGAAAAAGCCAAGCGTCTAGTTGAGCATAAAAAAGATGTGGTCATCCTTCTGGATTCCATCACTCGGCTGGCGCGTGCCTACAACACAGTTGTGCCGTCTTCCGGCAAAGTGCTTACTGGCGGCGTTGATGCCAATGCCCTGCAGCGTCCCAAACGTTTTTTCGGCGCAGCCCGCAACATTGAAGAAGGCGGCTCACTTACCATTATCGCCACGGCGCTAGTGGATACCGGTTCTCGCATGGACGATGTGATTTACGAAGAATTCAAGGGCACCGGTAATATGGAAATTCATCTTGACCGACGTATGGCAGAGAAACGTATCTATCCGGCCATTAACATCAATCGTTCCGGTACACGCAGGGAAGAATTACTGATTAAATCGGATCTTTTACCCAAAATTTGGGTACTGCGTAAACTGCTCTATCCGATGGATGAATTGGAATCAATGGAATTTCTACTGGATAAAATTAAAGCGACTAAGAACAACGCTGATTTTTTCGATTCAATGCGCCGCTAA
- the trxA gene encoding thioredoxin TrxA — MSEHIHYVTDSTFAADVLQAPLPVLVDYWAEWCGPCRSIAPILEEIAKEYAGRITIAKMNVDENQQTPQKYGVRGIPTLMLFKNGSIEATKVGALSKSQLTAFIDSHI; from the coding sequence ATGAGTGAGCACATCCATTATGTTACTGATTCAACCTTTGCTGCCGATGTGCTGCAAGCACCATTACCAGTACTGGTAGACTATTGGGCAGAATGGTGCGGCCCATGCCGCAGTATCGCTCCAATTCTGGAAGAAATTGCCAAGGAATATGCCGGGCGCATCACCATAGCCAAAATGAATGTAGATGAAAACCAACAAACTCCGCAGAAATACGGTGTCCGTGGCATTCCCACGCTAATGTTGTTTAAGAACGGAAGTATTGAAGCAACTAAAGTTGGCGCGTTGTCTAAATCGCAGCTCACCGCATTTATTGACAGCCATATCTAA
- a CDS encoding Lcl C-terminal domain-containing protein: protein METVTPLPLTDVVAELGDPEAQTQARYVISTDGNEVTDSVTGLIWRRCAEGMKITANGCSGNATAYSSDQAQSWAKNEALTSGKPWRLPSLKELSSIVDSSRCNPAIDTDAFPGTPGSPFWSAPPAAGEPSYAWGVNFDYGYVDYGSEHNSAGYRVRLVRSGE from the coding sequence ATGGAAACCGTTACCCCCCTGCCGTTAACAGACGTAGTAGCTGAGTTAGGCGATCCAGAGGCGCAAACCCAAGCCCGATATGTAATTTCGACGGATGGTAATGAAGTCACTGACAGCGTTACCGGTCTGATCTGGCGACGTTGTGCAGAAGGTATGAAGATCACAGCCAATGGTTGTAGTGGGAACGCAACCGCTTATAGCTCAGACCAGGCCCAGAGCTGGGCTAAAAACGAAGCCTTAACCAGTGGCAAACCTTGGCGCCTCCCCAGTTTAAAGGAACTGTCGAGCATTGTGGATTCCAGCCGCTGTAACCCGGCGATTGATACGGACGCATTTCCGGGAACGCCAGGATCTCCTTTCTGGTCGGCTCCGCCCGCGGCTGGCGAGCCTTCTTATGCTTGGGGAGTTAATTTCGATTATGGCTACGTGGACTACGGCTCGGAGCATAACAGTGCTGGCTATCGGGTGCGCTTAGTGCGCTCCGGTGAATAA